A single genomic interval of Rosistilla ulvae harbors:
- a CDS encoding mobile mystery protein B, with the protein MNTGRGKTTGLGSSGKDADTPFDGSGLKLKTIKTRRELNEVEFSSILRVTEKYLLSKPSRKIAPFSFDWLLGLHREMLGSIWSWAGEIRSTEKNIGVSPNIIATELGVIAMEADKRQKETGALVIATAAEFHHRAVWVHPFEDGNGRWARLLANVWLMQHDQPATLWPSTDLRNTESPIRDEYIAAIKEADARNYGPLIDLHQRFSEDTQL; encoded by the coding sequence AGATGCCGACACGCCGTTTGATGGATCGGGGCTCAAACTCAAAACGATCAAAACGCGGCGCGAGCTCAACGAGGTTGAGTTTTCGTCGATCCTTCGCGTAACAGAAAAATACCTGCTCTCGAAACCATCCCGGAAGATTGCACCGTTCAGTTTTGATTGGCTTCTCGGACTCCACCGTGAGATGCTTGGTTCGATCTGGAGTTGGGCTGGCGAGATTCGATCAACTGAAAAGAACATCGGAGTGAGTCCCAACATCATCGCGACGGAGCTCGGAGTCATTGCGATGGAGGCTGACAAGCGACAGAAAGAAACGGGCGCTCTCGTGATTGCAACCGCCGCTGAGTTTCATCACCGCGCGGTTTGGGTTCATCCCTTTGAAGATGGCAATGGCCGGTGGGCTCGACTATTGGCGAATGTGTGGCTGATGCAACACGACCAGCCAGCCACGCTTTGGCCATCGACCGACTTGCGAAACACCGAAAGTCCGATCCGCGATGAGTACATTGCTGCGATCAAAGAGGCCGATGCACGAAACTATGGACCATTGATTGACTTACACCAAAGGTTCAGCGAAGACACGCAACTCTGA
- a CDS encoding prenyltransferase/squalene oxidase repeat-containing protein — protein sequence MPPSGGQRWRREAVDPTATTVPANNGKPRPAGVSALPAESEADEGTDFLEVEKSAPAWLISLVVHLVVLLLLALLTFPGTSGVGRLMIELGISEKEEEVDLAMFELDSSEAPEMLEATEMSELADVQVDDSFSPMEMSDLIVPVEMGSMQAEFKVSSALAGRSGGMKQALLATYGGTQATQDAVKLGLEWLKRNQQRGGFWSLSGRYSDGSSTENKPAATAMALLALQGDGNTHLSGEYKDQVAGGIKWLVGHQDREGSFVTKSQVPSHQALYAQGQCMIAICELYAMSKDSWLREPAQRAVNYAVEIQSKEGGWRYYPRRESDTSVTGWFLMGLKSAQMAGLEVPGSAFANIGYYLDTVAHYDGSAYSYQPNSAPSPAMTAEGLLCRQYLGWQEDHPALKEAVLTIDAKYPFVLDDRDFYYWYYATQVLHHYGGQPWRNWNGVMREALPKAQVQSGREAGSWAPQGSRWGSTGGRLYTTCLSLFCLEVYYRHMPLYKNEN from the coding sequence GTGCCTCCATCGGGTGGCCAGCGCTGGCGACGCGAAGCTGTCGATCCGACGGCGACAACGGTCCCAGCTAACAACGGAAAACCGCGTCCGGCTGGCGTGTCGGCGTTGCCCGCCGAAAGCGAAGCGGACGAAGGGACCGATTTTCTGGAAGTGGAAAAGTCCGCTCCGGCATGGTTGATCAGCCTGGTGGTCCATCTGGTGGTGCTGTTGCTGTTGGCGCTGTTGACTTTTCCGGGGACGTCGGGAGTCGGTCGGTTGATGATCGAGTTGGGGATATCGGAAAAGGAGGAGGAGGTCGATCTGGCGATGTTCGAACTCGATAGCTCCGAAGCTCCGGAAATGCTCGAAGCGACCGAGATGTCGGAACTGGCCGATGTTCAGGTCGACGATTCGTTTTCCCCGATGGAGATGTCTGATTTGATCGTTCCCGTCGAAATGGGATCGATGCAGGCGGAGTTCAAAGTCAGTTCGGCCCTGGCGGGGCGTTCGGGTGGGATGAAGCAGGCGTTGTTGGCGACCTACGGCGGCACCCAAGCGACACAAGACGCCGTAAAGTTGGGGCTGGAATGGCTGAAACGAAATCAGCAACGGGGCGGGTTCTGGAGCCTTTCGGGGCGCTATTCCGATGGTTCCAGCACCGAGAACAAACCGGCCGCTACGGCGATGGCGCTGTTAGCACTGCAAGGCGATGGCAACACGCATCTCTCGGGCGAATACAAGGATCAGGTCGCCGGTGGAATCAAGTGGCTAGTCGGTCACCAAGATCGCGAGGGGAGTTTTGTCACCAAGTCGCAAGTTCCCAGCCACCAGGCGTTGTACGCTCAAGGGCAATGCATGATCGCGATCTGCGAACTGTATGCGATGTCGAAGGATTCTTGGCTTCGCGAGCCGGCACAACGGGCTGTTAATTACGCCGTCGAAATCCAGTCGAAGGAGGGTGGTTGGCGCTATTATCCACGCCGCGAATCGGACACCTCCGTCACCGGATGGTTTTTGATGGGACTGAAGAGCGCTCAGATGGCCGGCTTGGAGGTTCCCGGTTCGGCGTTTGCGAACATCGGTTATTATCTGGACACGGTCGCTCACTACGACGGTTCGGCCTATTCCTACCAACCCAATTCCGCTCCTTCGCCAGCGATGACGGCCGAGGGATTGTTGTGCCGACAGTATTTGGGCTGGCAAGAGGATCACCCCGCATTAAAAGAAGCGGTGTTGACGATCGACGCCAAATATCCGTTTGTCTTAGACGACCGCGACTTCTATTACTGGTACTACGCAACGCAGGTGCTGCACCATTATGGCGGCCAACCGTGGCGGAACTGGAACGGTGTGATGCGAGAGGCATTGCCCAAAGCGCAAGTTCAATCGGGACGTGAGGCAGGCAGCTGGGCACCGCAAGGTTCGCGTTGGGGAAGCACCGGCGGGCGGTTGTACACGACCTGTCTGTCGCTGTTTTGTCTGGAAGTCTATTACCGCCACATGCCGCTGTACAAAAACGAGAACTAA
- a CDS encoding BBP7 family outer membrane beta-barrel protein — translation MKRTNIWLTVVAVLAGTVSAWAGEPGQSQGYKNSLGYTAHVGDLSNTPHHHHGTSVVKQPAAQPSFATAPACGPQGCTTSCDSACDELYDDGCDSISGNSGCLTGLFGRKLNRGGSGRTWGRVEALLWWAEDRDSPALISSNANFATRPVVPDVSNAGTSVLFGGQDGIQSDMMVGNRIDFGSYLDDDHSFGIGGRIYGLWNGADTVSVSSNGSGPSYGVPFFDVAAVPPVGPGLGVAIGTFGLLPIGQDLGGGQVVTGNVSATSELDFIGSEVYARALLARTADFRVDLIGGYTFHSLDDSIILQGRSTLNNTVAGNLTPQNIYDFRDAFEAENTFHGGQIGFETQVAKGRFMFSSLTKVHLGNMNQRVRLSGNSQYNDMATTISSNNRGLLVQGNNGLYERDQFTFAPEANVKLGYRVCKCATVNVGYSLMMWSDVALAGNHIDNRIDSTRTEANLNTATRTEVPNFEFNTDSFFMHGLDLGLTFTY, via the coding sequence ATGAAACGTACAAACATCTGGCTGACCGTTGTGGCTGTTCTCGCCGGAACAGTTTCAGCATGGGCGGGGGAACCCGGCCAGTCTCAAGGTTACAAGAACTCCCTTGGTTACACAGCCCACGTTGGCGACCTTTCCAACACACCTCACCACCACCACGGCACCTCGGTCGTCAAACAACCGGCCGCACAGCCAAGCTTTGCAACCGCGCCGGCTTGTGGACCACAAGGCTGCACAACCAGTTGTGATTCGGCCTGCGATGAATTATACGACGACGGATGTGACAGCATTTCTGGAAACAGCGGATGTCTGACTGGACTCTTTGGACGCAAACTCAACCGTGGTGGTTCCGGCCGCACTTGGGGCCGTGTCGAAGCATTGCTGTGGTGGGCCGAAGATCGCGATAGCCCAGCACTGATCAGCAGCAACGCCAACTTCGCCACTCGCCCGGTCGTTCCCGACGTCAGCAACGCCGGCACCTCGGTTCTGTTTGGCGGCCAAGATGGCATTCAATCGGACATGATGGTCGGCAACCGCATCGATTTTGGTAGCTATCTGGACGACGACCACAGCTTCGGCATCGGTGGCCGAATCTATGGCCTTTGGAATGGTGCCGACACGGTCAGCGTTTCGTCCAACGGCAGTGGACCATCTTATGGCGTTCCATTCTTCGATGTCGCTGCGGTTCCACCGGTTGGCCCTGGATTGGGTGTTGCGATCGGAACGTTTGGCCTGTTGCCGATCGGACAGGATCTTGGCGGCGGACAAGTTGTCACCGGCAACGTTTCGGCGACCAGCGAACTCGACTTCATCGGATCGGAAGTCTACGCTCGGGCTCTGTTGGCTCGCACGGCTGACTTCCGCGTCGACCTGATCGGTGGTTACACCTTCCACTCGTTGGACGATTCGATCATCCTGCAAGGGCGTTCGACTCTGAACAACACCGTGGCGGGCAACCTGACGCCACAGAACATCTACGATTTCCGCGACGCCTTCGAAGCGGAAAACACGTTCCACGGTGGGCAGATCGGTTTCGAGACGCAAGTTGCCAAGGGACGCTTCATGTTCAGCTCGCTGACCAAAGTTCACTTGGGTAACATGAACCAACGCGTTCGCTTGTCGGGCAATTCGCAATACAACGACATGGCGACAACCATCTCCTCGAACAACCGCGGCCTGTTGGTTCAAGGCAACAACGGGCTCTACGAACGAGATCAATTCACATTCGCTCCCGAAGCGAACGTCAAGCTCGGTTACCGCGTCTGCAAATGTGCGACCGTCAACGTCGGCTACAGCCTGATGATGTGGTCGGACGTTGCTCTGGCGGGCAATCACATCGACAACCGGATCGATAGCACCCGCACCGAAGCGAACTTGAACACCGCGACGCGAACCGAAGTGCCCAACTTCGAATTCAACACCGACAGCTTCTTCATGCACGGCCTCGATCTAGGCCTGACCTTCACCTACTAA